Below is a genomic region from Pseudomonas svalbardensis.
CGAATCACTTCGCCACTCACCCACATCGCCGAGACGGCACCGACGATCGCGCCCAAGCCGATGAACCCGCCCAACGGCCACAGGTAATGGCGAATGAGGTTTCCGGCGCGACGGTGTTTTCCGGTGGCGATCGTTGCGTTGACGATCATGACGCAGGTCGAGGTTGCCACAGCAATGTGCATTGCCGATTGGCCGACGGGGTCGTCTGTGCCGTGGCTGGCCATGAGCATGCGGTACAGCAATGGCACGACGACGAAGCCGCCGCCGAAGCCGAACAGCACCGCGGTGATGCCGGTCATGCAGCCGAAGAGTGCCAGCAGGAGATAGAGCATTGCGTGTCGTCCATTGGTGAGAGCGGTCGACGTTAGGGCAATGCGCCTTGGCCTGCTTCAGCAAGTTAGCCAATAATGTTTTCGTTTACGCCAACCGCTGAGGCTGTTCGATGCGCAATGTTTCGATTGATCTGCTGGACCACACGCCACGGCCAGTGGTGGCCATCGGCACGGATTATTCTCACGGGCATTTGTTACCTCGTCATACGCATCGGCGGGCGCAATTGTTGTACGGCGCCACCGGGTTGATGCAGGTCAGCACGCACGACGGCAGCTGGGTGGTGCCGCCACAACGGGCGGTGTGGATTCCGTCGGGGGTGGCGCATGAGGTGCTGATGCTGGGGGTGAGCACGCGCAGTGTGTATATCGAACCGGCGGTGGTGGATCTGGGGGATCGCTGTCAGGTGATCAGCGTTTCGCCGTTGATGCGGCATTTGCTGATGGAGGCGGTAGAAATCCCGCTGGAGTATGACGAGCGCGGGCGCGACGGTACGTTGATCGGCTTGCTGCTGCATGAACTTGGGCGCAGCACTCACCTGCCGTTGCACATTCCGCTGCCCGTCGATGCGCGGCTGCTCGCGTTGTGCCAGGGCTTTGTGCAGCGGCCCGACGCTCATCAGTCGCCCCAGCAATGGGCCGTTCATTTGCACGTAAGCCTGCGTACTTTCAATCGCCTGTTCCGCCATCAGACTGGCCTGAGTTTCAGCCAATGGCGGCAGCGGGCCTGCGTGGTGCTGGCTCTGGCGCGGCTGGTGGTGGGCGAACCGGTAACGCGCATTGCCCTGGATTTTGGCTATGACAGCCCGGCGGCGTTCTCGACAATGTTCCGCCGCATACTGGGGCAGGCGCCGACCGTTTGGTTGGAGGGGGTGAAATAGAGAGGCCATTGCCGCTAATTGCCAGTTAGTTTGCGAAACCTGTGGGAGCGGGCTCGCGAAAGCGGTGTGTCAGGCGACATCAATGTTGACTGTGCCGCCGTCTTCGCGAGCAAGTCGGATCGCCGCACCGCCGCTCCCACATGGATTGCGCTTGACTGACTGGAATTAGGGCAAGCCCCCTCGCCACAGGTCTTGTGTCTGACGCGCCTTCACTCTTACAGCAACTCAAAACTCTGCGCCTTCACATCCTGAGAATCCAGACCGATCTGCACCTGGAACTCGCCCGGCTCGGCGGCGTACTCCAACTGAGCGTTGAAGAACTTCAAGTCGTTCTCATCAATGCTGAAGTGGACCGCTGTCTCTTCTCCGGCCTTGAGCATGATTTTTTTAAAGTTCTTCAGTTCTTTGACCGGACGGCTGAGGGAGCCAACGACATCGCGGATATACAGCTGAACCACTGTTTCGCCGTCGCGCTGGCCGATATTCTTCACCATGACGCTGGCGACGAGCTTGTCGGTCTTGTTCAGTGTGGTCGAAGACAGGGCCATGTCGGTCAAGCTGAAATCGGTATAACTCAGCCCATAGCCGAAGGGATAAAGCGGACCATGGGATTGATCGAAATATTGAGACGTGTAGTTGCGAGGCCCACCCGGCAGGTAGGGGCGGCCGGTGTTCAAATGGCTGTAGTAATTCGGGATCTGCCCCACGGAGCGTGGAAAGGTGATGGGTAACTTGCCGGAGGGGTTGTAGTCACCGAACAATACATCGGCAACGGCGTTGCCTCCCTCAGAGCCGCTGTACCAGGTTTCCAGAATCGCATCGGCCTGTTTGTGCTCCTTGCCGATGGAAAGGGGCCGGCCGTTCATCAATACCAGTACCAGCGGCTTGCCGGTGGCTTTCAGGGCGGTGATCAATTCACTCTGGCGTCCTGGCAGATCGAGGCTGGTTCGACTGGCCGCTTCATGAGACATACTGCGGGGCTCACCCACTACTGCAATCACAACATCGGCTTGTTGTGCAGCCTTGACCGCTTCGTCAATCATTTCTGCTGCCGGACGAGCGTCGTTCTCGATTTCAGACGCTCCCAGGTATTTAATAACCTCTTGATCCTCCGTGAGATTGACGCCTCGGGCATAGATCAGCGAGCCCTTATCCATAGCGCTTTTCAACCCGTCGTAGATCGTCACCGATTGCGAGGGCACGCCGCTTGCGGACCAACTGCCCATGATGTCGACGGTACTTTTTGCCAACGGGCCTATGAGCGCGATCACACCCTCTTTTTTTAGCGGCAAGAGCCCGTTTTCATTCTTCAGCAGCACCAATGTCTTGCGTGCCACCTCACGAGCCGGCGCTCTGTGCAGACGGTTTTCGGCATTGTTATCAGCGGGGTCTTCACTGGCAACGCCGATGCGCCGGTAAGGGTCTTCGAACAGCCCCATGTCATACTTGGCCCCCAGGACTTCCCGCACTGCGTTATCGATATTGCTCTGGGAAACAGCGCCAGACTCAAGCAGCCCGGGTAGCTCCGGACCATAGGAGAAGTCGTTCATGCTCATATCAACACCGGCCCTGATCGCGAGCCTGGCCGCTTCGCGGTGATTCTTCGCAACACCATGCTGAACCAGATCGTTTATCCCATTGTGGTCGCTGATGACCAACCCCTTGAAGCCCCATGCTTTGCGAAGCAGGTCTTGCATCAACCATGCATTGGAAGCGGCTGGCACGCCATTTATCGAGTTAAGCGCCACCATCACCGCTCCCGCGCCACCCTCAATCGCCGAACGATAAGGTGGCAGGTAGTCCTGGTGCATTCTGGCCAGGCCCATGTCGACGCTGTTGTAGTCGCGTCCACCCTCGACAGCACCATACAACGCGAAGTGTTTGGCGCTGGCCATGATGCTGTCGGGTGCTTTCAGGCTTTTGCCCTGGTAGGCCTGAACCATCACTTTGGCAATGCGCGAAACCAGATAGGTGTCTTCACCGAAGCCTTCGGATGTACGCCCCCAGCGAGGATCACGGGCGACATCTATCATCGGTGCAAAGGTCAAATCGATACCGTCCGCACTGGCTTCTTTCGCCGCCGTTCGACCGCTCAACTCAATGGCGTCCATGTCCCAGCTGGAGGCCAGCGCCAGGCCAATGGGAAAAATGGTTCGATGGCCGTGTATCACGTCCCAGCCGAAAAACATCGGTATTTTCAGGCGGCTTTGTTGAGCCGCGTCCTGCATGGGTCTGTTTACGGAACGGCTCACAGAGCCGTACGTACCTCCGATTCGCCCGGCGGTGATCTCTTGGCGCATCCTTTCGGGAGTCATCTTTTCATCAATAGCGATCAGCCGCAGTTGGCCGATCTTTTCCTCCTGGGTCATCTGATTTATCAGGTGGGTGACAAAGGCATCTTTGTTAGACGATTCCATATCGGCCAGGACCGGCAGACTTGTAAAACCGATCAGGGCACACAGCAGACGTAATCTTTTCATGATTGCCTTCCCTGTGACGCATACCACCTGCTTGCTTTTGAAACGCCACCTTTCCTTGTGTTGAAAATCAGAAGCTGACGTTCAAACATTGCTGCTGACGGGGGCTGAAAGCCACTGAGTTTTCAGGATCCCGCATAGAAATAGCGTAGTCGCTCCGACGCTCCTGCCAGAGAGAAAAAACATAACCGATCAAAAAATGAGTTTGATCCGGGCGCAAAACAACTGTACAAAAACACAGTATATTTTGAATCAGCACTCTCGAGCCCGGAGAACACCATGGCCTCTCTTGCGATGAAAATCACCCTGGAACGTATCGCCCTTTTCCAATTCACCCCCGCGCATTGCGCTCAGGCCCGAGCGATGCTGGGTTGGAGTGTGGAGGAGCTGTCTCGGGAATCCGGGGTTTCGGTTGACGCTATTCAGCGTTTCGAGGCGGAGCGTGATGTGCGGGATGTGACCCGGCTTGCGTTGGCTTACCGGTTTGAATCGGAGGGTTTGGTTTTCTTTCCGGGGTTCGCGCCGGGGAGAGGGATGAATGTGAAGGGGTCTACGCCGAATCCGGTGGGGCGAGGGGATTATGCGATGGTTGAGTGAGGTGTCAGCGAATGAGTGAAGTCGATGGAAACGACAGCTGTTTTTACGAGGCGCTGAACTATCCCCATGCGGGTCAGATGCGGGCCAAATCTGAGTACGTTATGAAGATTGGCATACTCCTCGAAACCGGTCGGCTAAGTAAGACGGAGGCGGCGCAAAAGCTCGGGCTGTCTCAGGAGGAGTGGAATGAAATGCTCCGTGGAGAATTTCGCGATTTGACCGTGGCAAAGATCTCGGAATATCTAAACCTGCTAGAGGATGAACGCAGGTAGTTTAGTGGTGAAACTCGGGCCGCTCACGTGAGTCGGCCCGGCAACACATCATCAAGCGTTCTGAGTCGCGACCTGATCGCCTACATTTTCCAACCCTACCCACCAAGCACTACCACGCTGCGGATACATGACGTTGAACGCCTCGCCCATTTGCGGTGTGGTAATCGACATATTGCGCTCCCAGGCCAATGCCAGAATCCGGTCGAAAGGTTCGTACCAGGCGTGCATCGACAAATCGAAGGTGCCGTTGTGAATCGGCAGTAACCAGCGACCTTTGAGGTCAATGTGCGCTTGCAGGGTTTGCTCCGGCTGCATGTGAACATGCGGCCATTCGACGTTGTAGGCACCGGTTTCCATGAGCGTGAGGTCGAAAGGGCCGTACTGTTCGCCGATGCGTTTGAAGCCGTCGAAGTAGCCGCTGTCGCCGCTGAAGAAGATCCGCGTGTCGCCGTCGATCATCACCCACGAGGCCCACAATGTGCTGTTGCTATCGAACAGACCGCGACCGGAAAAGTGTTGCGATGGCGTGGCGATGAACTGGATGCCGTCAACTTCTGTGCCCTGCCACCAGTCCAGTTGGCGCACTTTGCTGGCGTCGACGCCCCACTTGATCAGGGTGTCGCCCACACCCAGCGGCGTCAGAAAGTACTTGGCCTTGTCCGCCAGTTTGAGCACGGCTTGATAATCGAGGTGGTCGTAGTGATCGTGGGACAGGATCACCGCTTCGATCGGCGGCAACTCTTCGAGGCTGATCGGCGGCTGGTGGAAGCGCTTGGGGCCGGCCCATTGCACCGGTGAGGCGCGCTCGGCGAAGACCGGGTCAGTGATCCAGAATTTGTCCCGCAGTTTCAGCAGTACCGTGGAATGACCGAGGCGGTAAACGCTGTGGTTGGGTGCGGCGATCAACGCTGCCTGAGTCAGGGTTTTCACCGGGACGGATGCGGTCGGGCGGGTGTTACGCGGTTTGTGGAAGATCATGTTCCACATGATGCGCAAGGTTTTGCGAAAGCCTTCGCGCTTTACCTGTGCATGGTTTCGAAAGAGCCCTTCTACCTGACGGGAAGCTTCAGGAGTAGAGGCGTTATCCGATGGGGAAGTTGATGTGGCCATGACTGAATGACTCCAGGAAAACCACATGATTCGCGGTTCTCCGCTTGGGACGATAATGGCCAAGGCACGCACGCATCAGCCGCAGATTCTATTGTTCACTGCGCAGGATTCACAAAACATTACACTGCACAGT
It encodes:
- a CDS encoding AraC family transcriptional regulator, which codes for MRNVSIDLLDHTPRPVVAIGTDYSHGHLLPRHTHRRAQLLYGATGLMQVSTHDGSWVVPPQRAVWIPSGVAHEVLMLGVSTRSVYIEPAVVDLGDRCQVISVSPLMRHLLMEAVEIPLEYDERGRDGTLIGLLLHELGRSTHLPLHIPLPVDARLLALCQGFVQRPDAHQSPQQWAVHLHVSLRTFNRLFRHQTGLSFSQWRQRACVVLALARLVVGEPVTRIALDFGYDSPAAFSTMFRRILGQAPTVWLEGVK
- the bglX gene encoding beta-glucosidase BglX, with the translated sequence MKRLRLLCALIGFTSLPVLADMESSNKDAFVTHLINQMTQEEKIGQLRLIAIDEKMTPERMRQEITAGRIGGTYGSVSRSVNRPMQDAAQQSRLKIPMFFGWDVIHGHRTIFPIGLALASSWDMDAIELSGRTAAKEASADGIDLTFAPMIDVARDPRWGRTSEGFGEDTYLVSRIAKVMVQAYQGKSLKAPDSIMASAKHFALYGAVEGGRDYNSVDMGLARMHQDYLPPYRSAIEGGAGAVMVALNSINGVPAASNAWLMQDLLRKAWGFKGLVISDHNGINDLVQHGVAKNHREAARLAIRAGVDMSMNDFSYGPELPGLLESGAVSQSNIDNAVREVLGAKYDMGLFEDPYRRIGVASEDPADNNAENRLHRAPAREVARKTLVLLKNENGLLPLKKEGVIALIGPLAKSTVDIMGSWSASGVPSQSVTIYDGLKSAMDKGSLIYARGVNLTEDQEVIKYLGASEIENDARPAAEMIDEAVKAAQQADVVIAVVGEPRSMSHEAASRTSLDLPGRQSELITALKATGKPLVLVLMNGRPLSIGKEHKQADAILETWYSGSEGGNAVADVLFGDYNPSGKLPITFPRSVGQIPNYYSHLNTGRPYLPGGPRNYTSQYFDQSHGPLYPFGYGLSYTDFSLTDMALSSTTLNKTDKLVASVMVKNIGQRDGETVVQLYIRDVVGSLSRPVKELKNFKKIMLKAGEETAVHFSIDENDLKFFNAQLEYAAEPGEFQVQIGLDSQDVKAQSFELL
- a CDS encoding helix-turn-helix domain-containing protein translates to MASLAMKITLERIALFQFTPAHCAQARAMLGWSVEELSRESGVSVDAIQRFEAERDVRDVTRLALAYRFESEGLVFFPGFAPGRGMNVKGSTPNPVGRGDYAMVE
- a CDS encoding XRE family transcriptional regulator, producing MSEVDGNDSCFYEALNYPHAGQMRAKSEYVMKIGILLETGRLSKTEAAQKLGLSQEEWNEMLRGEFRDLTVAKISEYLNLLEDERR
- a CDS encoding MBL fold metallo-hydrolase, whose protein sequence is MATSTSPSDNASTPEASRQVEGLFRNHAQVKREGFRKTLRIMWNMIFHKPRNTRPTASVPVKTLTQAALIAAPNHSVYRLGHSTVLLKLRDKFWITDPVFAERASPVQWAGPKRFHQPPISLEELPPIEAVILSHDHYDHLDYQAVLKLADKAKYFLTPLGVGDTLIKWGVDASKVRQLDWWQGTEVDGIQFIATPSQHFSGRGLFDSNSTLWASWVMIDGDTRIFFSGDSGYFDGFKRIGEQYGPFDLTLMETGAYNVEWPHVHMQPEQTLQAHIDLKGRWLLPIHNGTFDLSMHAWYEPFDRILALAWERNMSITTPQMGEAFNVMYPQRGSAWWVGLENVGDQVATQNA